In the genome of Candidatus Nanopelagicales bacterium, one region contains:
- a CDS encoding glycoside hydrolase family 3 C-terminal domain-containing protein, with the protein MDFADAVDAVASGERAPEDAAGDLLDRLDDGEQLGLLDGDTGVVPGLLEWARHGYNRTPVVAGEVRRLGIPGIRFADGPRGIVLGSSTCFPVAMARGATWDPELEEEVGAAIGAEGLAQGANLFAGVCVNLLRHPGWGRAQETYGEDPVLLGRMGAGLTRGVRPWLMACVKHFALNSIEDSRFRVDVVVDDDVLREVYLPHFREVLDAGAEAVMSAYNSVNGTWCGDNKDLLTGVLRDEWGFDGFVMSDFVFGHRDPVGSVAAGLDLEMPFRQQRAGILPSALADGRLSRDDVRRAGRRLLAAQLRWAAAAPAAPPPGDVVACADHRILARRVAVRSMVLLRNEPVGGFPVLPLDLTALHRVAVIGRLATAANLGDAGSSAVHPPSMSSPLDGLREAVSEGVEVVHHDGRDPSSAARLAASADAAVVVVGYTAADEGEGMVAMDGATMRLLRGPMRLPYVGSAAAAVMRGFGSASGTRGGDRTGLTLHPDDEDLVLAVAAANPRTVVVVVAGSAVLVERWRDAVPAILLAWYPGMEGGRALGCVLTGAVEPGGRLPFAVPTDPAHLPPFDPTATTVRYDRWWGQRRLDRDGHPAAYPLGFGLGYTTFRVDSLSVVDVDAEESTARVEVCVTNTGDRPGATVVQVYASGDAGPARPRRQLLGFRRVAADPGASTTTNVDLTLRPLSCWDPARRAWEHVPADYLLEAGQFSGDPDAAVTRLPPM; encoded by the coding sequence GGCGCGGCACGGCTACAACCGGACCCCCGTCGTCGCGGGCGAGGTCCGGCGGCTTGGCATCCCGGGCATCCGGTTCGCCGACGGCCCGCGGGGCATCGTGCTCGGGTCGTCCACCTGTTTCCCGGTGGCGATGGCGCGCGGCGCCACCTGGGACCCGGAGCTGGAGGAGGAGGTCGGGGCGGCGATCGGCGCCGAGGGGCTGGCACAGGGGGCGAACCTGTTCGCCGGCGTCTGCGTGAACCTGCTCCGTCATCCCGGCTGGGGCCGGGCGCAGGAGACGTACGGGGAGGACCCCGTCCTGCTCGGACGGATGGGCGCCGGCCTGACGCGCGGAGTCCGGCCGTGGCTGATGGCCTGCGTGAAGCACTTCGCGCTCAACAGCATCGAGGACTCCCGGTTCCGCGTCGACGTGGTCGTGGACGACGACGTGCTGCGCGAGGTCTACCTGCCGCACTTCCGCGAGGTCCTGGACGCGGGGGCCGAGGCGGTCATGTCCGCGTACAACTCCGTCAACGGGACCTGGTGCGGGGACAACAAGGACCTGCTGACCGGGGTGCTGCGGGACGAGTGGGGGTTCGACGGCTTCGTGATGTCGGACTTCGTGTTCGGCCACCGCGACCCGGTCGGCTCGGTCGCCGCGGGGCTCGACCTGGAGATGCCGTTCCGCCAGCAACGGGCCGGCATCCTCCCGTCCGCCCTGGCCGACGGCCGACTGTCGCGCGACGACGTTCGCCGCGCCGGGCGCCGGCTGCTCGCGGCCCAGCTGCGGTGGGCGGCTGCCGCGCCCGCGGCGCCCCCGCCCGGCGACGTGGTCGCCTGCGCCGACCACCGGATCCTGGCCCGGCGGGTGGCCGTGCGCTCGATGGTTCTGCTGCGGAACGAGCCGGTCGGCGGGTTCCCCGTGCTGCCGCTCGATCTCACTGCGCTGCACAGGGTTGCGGTCATCGGTCGCCTCGCGACTGCGGCGAACCTCGGCGACGCAGGATCGTCCGCGGTGCATCCACCCTCGATGTCGTCACCACTGGACGGCCTGCGGGAGGCGGTGTCCGAGGGCGTCGAGGTCGTCCACCACGACGGCCGGGACCCGTCGTCCGCGGCACGGCTCGCGGCCTCGGCGGACGCCGCGGTCGTCGTCGTCGGCTACACCGCCGCCGACGAGGGCGAGGGCATGGTCGCGATGGACGGTGCCACCATGCGGCTCCTCCGAGGCCCGATGAGGCTGCCGTACGTCGGGTCTGCGGCCGCCGCTGTCATGCGGGGGTTCGGCTCCGCCTCCGGCACCCGCGGCGGCGACCGGACCGGGCTGACCCTGCACCCCGACGACGAGGACCTCGTCCTGGCCGTCGCCGCGGCCAACCCCCGCACCGTCGTGGTCGTGGTGGCCGGCAGCGCCGTGCTGGTGGAGCGCTGGCGCGATGCGGTCCCGGCGATCCTGCTCGCGTGGTACCCCGGGATGGAGGGTGGTCGAGCGCTCGGCTGCGTCCTGACCGGCGCGGTCGAGCCGGGCGGTCGCCTGCCGTTCGCGGTCCCCACCGACCCCGCGCACCTGCCGCCGTTCGACCCGACGGCGACCACCGTTCGGTACGACCGGTGGTGGGGCCAGCGCCGGCTCGACCGGGACGGGCACCCCGCCGCCTACCCGCTCGGTTTCGGTCTGGGGTACACCACCTTCCGCGTCGACTCGCTGAGCGTGGTCGACGTGGACGCGGAGGAGTCCACGGCCCGGGTCGAGGTCTGCGTCACGAACACCGGCGACCGGCCCGGTGCCACGGTGGTGCAGGTGTACGCCTCCGGCGACGCCGGACCGGCGCGACCGCGTCGGCAGCTGCTCGGGTTCCGCCGGGTGGCCGCGGATCCGGGCGCCTCGACGACGACGAACGTCGACCTGACGCTGCGGCCGCTGTCCTGCTGGGACCCCGCGCGGAGGGCCTGGGAGCACGTGCCCGCCGACTACCTGCTGGAGGCCGGGCAGTTCAGCGGCGACCCGGACGCCGCTGTCACCCGGCTCCCGCCGATGTGA
- a CDS encoding NAD(P)-dependent alcohol dehydrogenase has product MKAVLQSSYGPPRQLRTGDVPRPVAGPGEVLLQVHAASVHADVWHMVRGVPYVLRLMGAGVRRPRNPIPGTDAAGVVAEVGPGATRYAPGDAVFGEVIAGMQWRNGGAYAEYVAVPEGRLEPKPATLTYEEAAALPTAGLIALMAVRSECRVGDGDRVLVNGGAGAVGMLAVQIAKADGAHVTAVDAGDRHDLLASIGADEVLDYRRDDFTAGPVRYDAIIDIPGNHPYSRVKRVLTDRGRYAWIGHDAYGSRGRRWLGSLPLGMRFMAGSMRDPHLPRPSEAAPGEDGMRVLAELAAAGRLRPVVEQTYPLDEAATALEHLESGTARGRLVLVTSAGAG; this is encoded by the coding sequence GTGAAGGCCGTCCTCCAGTCGTCGTACGGACCGCCCCGCCAGCTGCGCACCGGCGACGTGCCGCGACCGGTCGCAGGTCCGGGTGAGGTCCTGCTTCAGGTGCACGCCGCGTCGGTCCACGCCGACGTGTGGCACATGGTGCGCGGCGTCCCGTACGTGCTGCGGCTCATGGGCGCCGGCGTGCGGCGGCCGCGCAACCCCATCCCGGGGACGGACGCCGCGGGCGTGGTGGCGGAAGTCGGACCGGGCGCGACCCGGTATGCGCCCGGGGACGCCGTCTTCGGTGAGGTCATCGCCGGCATGCAGTGGCGCAACGGCGGCGCCTACGCGGAGTACGTCGCGGTTCCCGAGGGACGCCTGGAGCCGAAGCCGGCGACGCTGACGTACGAGGAGGCCGCCGCCCTGCCGACCGCCGGGCTGATCGCGCTGATGGCCGTCCGTTCGGAGTGCCGGGTCGGCGACGGCGACCGGGTGCTCGTCAACGGGGGCGCCGGCGCGGTGGGGATGCTGGCGGTCCAGATCGCCAAGGCGGACGGCGCCCACGTCACCGCGGTCGACGCCGGCGACCGACACGACCTGCTGGCGTCGATCGGCGCGGACGAGGTGCTCGACTACCGGAGGGACGACTTCACCGCCGGTCCGGTCCGCTACGACGCGATCATCGACATCCCCGGCAACCACCCCTACTCACGGGTCAAGCGGGTCCTCACCGACCGCGGACGCTACGCCTGGATCGGGCACGACGCGTACGGGAGTCGCGGGCGTCGGTGGCTGGGCAGCCTTCCTCTGGGCATGCGGTTCATGGCCGGGTCGATGCGCGACCCGCACCTGCCGCGGCCGAGCGAGGCGGCCCCGGGCGAGGACGGCATGCGGGTGCTGGCGGAGCTGGCGGCGGCCGGACGACTGCGCCCGGTGGTCGAGCAGACGTACCCGCTGGACGAGGCGGCGACGGCGCTGGAGCACCTGGAGTCCGGGACCGCCCGCGGGCGCCTGGTGCTGGTCACATCGGCGGGAGCCGGGTGA
- a CDS encoding SDR family oxidoreductase, with translation MTVSRARRVLVTGGSRGVGAAVCRAFAGLGDTVAVHCSANPDRAEEVRAALPGRGHVVVRADLRDADAVRAMVDEAAEALGGLDVVVNNAGVFHHHRIDDTTYEEWQRAWADTLGVNLVGAANVTWCALRHLPRDGSGRVINVGSRGAWRGEPNSPAYGASKAAIVALGQSLAKSLGQYGIAVTTVAPGWVDTEMAAESLEGEAGAGRRAESPLNRVAAPEEVAAAVVYLASAEAQWATGAVLDLNGASYLRM, from the coding sequence ATGACGGTGTCGCGGGCTCGGCGGGTGCTGGTGACGGGCGGGTCGCGTGGCGTGGGCGCGGCGGTCTGCCGGGCCTTCGCCGGGCTGGGCGACACGGTAGCCGTGCACTGCAGCGCGAATCCCGACCGGGCCGAGGAGGTCCGTGCGGCGCTGCCCGGACGCGGTCACGTAGTGGTGCGGGCCGACCTGCGGGACGCCGACGCCGTGCGCGCCATGGTCGACGAGGCGGCGGAGGCGCTCGGCGGGCTCGACGTCGTGGTCAACAACGCCGGGGTCTTCCACCACCACCGCATCGACGACACCACGTACGAGGAGTGGCAGCGCGCGTGGGCGGACACCCTGGGCGTCAATCTGGTCGGTGCCGCGAACGTGACCTGGTGCGCGCTGCGGCACCTGCCACGGGACGGTTCGGGCCGGGTCATCAACGTGGGCTCGCGCGGTGCGTGGCGCGGCGAGCCCAACAGTCCGGCGTACGGCGCGAGCAAGGCCGCGATCGTCGCTCTCGGCCAGTCCCTGGCGAAGTCGTTGGGACAGTATGGAATCGCGGTCACTACCGTGGCACCCGGATGGGTCGACACCGAGATGGCGGCGGAGTCGCTCGAGGGCGAGGCTGGTGCGGGGCGGCGGGCGGAGAGCCCGCTCAACCGGGTGGCGGCCCCCGAGGAGGTCGCCGCGGCGGTGGTCTACCTGGCCTCGGCGGAGGCGCAGTGGGCCACCGGCGCGGTGCTCGACCTCAACGGGGCGTCGTACCTGCGGATGTGA
- a CDS encoding pirin-like C-terminal cupin domain-containing protein: MPAVTVDTLTLPRVSSVPDARPRKVVSVTTAPGGFEGEGFPVRRAFAGVSPAALDPFIHMDQMGEVEYAPGEPKGTAWHPHRGFETFTYLIDGRFVHQDSNGGGGTIEPGGTSYMTAGDGILHIETPPEQLVLSGGLFHGLQLWINLPREKKRIAPQYQDLQGEALGLVSSADGGALMRVLAGSVDGHDGPGISHTPLAITHITVSPGARFDLPWPREFNALGYVLAGSGTVGDEGRPIRTGQLALFGPGDTVVMAADPVQESRSPNLEVFLIGGVPLREPVAHYGPFVMSTREELIEAFEDFQAGRLGTVPAGAIQPFRA, from the coding sequence ATGCCCGCCGTCACCGTCGACACCCTCACCCTGCCCCGCGTCAGCTCCGTCCCCGACGCCCGGCCGCGGAAGGTCGTCTCGGTGACCACCGCGCCCGGCGGCTTCGAGGGGGAGGGCTTCCCCGTGCGACGCGCCTTCGCCGGGGTCTCCCCCGCGGCGCTGGACCCGTTCATCCACATGGACCAGATGGGCGAGGTCGAGTACGCGCCGGGTGAGCCGAAGGGCACCGCGTGGCACCCGCACCGCGGGTTCGAGACGTTCACGTACCTCATCGACGGGCGGTTCGTCCACCAGGACTCGAACGGCGGCGGTGGCACCATCGAACCCGGCGGCACCTCGTACATGACCGCCGGCGACGGGATCCTGCACATCGAGACCCCGCCGGAGCAGTTGGTCTTGTCCGGTGGCCTGTTCCACGGCCTGCAGCTGTGGATCAACCTGCCGCGCGAGAAGAAGCGGATCGCGCCGCAGTACCAGGACCTGCAGGGCGAGGCCCTGGGGCTGGTGTCGTCCGCCGACGGGGGCGCCCTGATGCGGGTGCTGGCCGGCTCGGTCGACGGACACGACGGCCCCGGCATCTCGCACACGCCCCTGGCCATCACGCACATCACCGTCTCGCCCGGCGCCCGGTTCGACCTGCCGTGGCCGCGCGAGTTCAACGCCCTCGGCTACGTGCTCGCCGGCAGCGGCACCGTGGGCGACGAGGGCCGGCCGATCCGCACCGGACAGCTCGCGCTGTTCGGGCCCGGGGACACGGTGGTCATGGCCGCCGACCCGGTGCAGGAGTCGCGGTCGCCGAACCTCGAGGTCTTCCTCATCGGCGGCGTCCCGCTGCGCGAGCCGGTCGCCCACTACGGCCCGTTCGTGATGTCGACGCGCGAGGAGCTCATCGAGGCCTTCGAGGACTTCCAGGCCGGCCGCCTCGGCACGGTCCCGGCCGGGGCGATCCAGCCCTTCCGCGCCTGA
- a CDS encoding TetR/AcrR family transcriptional regulator, whose protein sequence is MPTTTRRAQQRESTRDEIKRAALEQVATEGAGALSIRGVARAIGMSPAGLYRYYDGLDDLLTELIADAYNDLADAVAALTARPGPALPRLRAGMLAYRRWALDNPHRFLLVFGTPIPGYAAPEGGPTVQANQRIGEAFLLPLVDGWRDGEVDLPAPRRRPTPGERAFAEQAGPGFPPQAVGTFLSAWAHFHGMVTLEVLGQLDWVYPDARPWYEAEVDRMLDGWRRE, encoded by the coding sequence ATGCCGACGACCACCCGACGGGCGCAACAGCGCGAGTCCACCCGCGACGAGATCAAGCGCGCGGCCCTCGAGCAGGTCGCCACGGAGGGGGCCGGCGCGCTGTCGATCCGAGGCGTCGCCCGGGCGATCGGGATGAGCCCCGCCGGGCTGTACCGCTACTACGACGGGCTGGACGACCTGCTCACCGAGCTCATCGCGGACGCGTACAACGACCTCGCCGACGCCGTCGCGGCCCTGACCGCCCGCCCCGGCCCGGCACTGCCGCGGCTGCGGGCCGGCATGCTCGCCTACCGGCGCTGGGCGCTGGACAACCCGCACCGCTTCCTGCTGGTGTTCGGCACCCCGATCCCCGGCTACGCGGCGCCGGAGGGCGGCCCCACGGTCCAGGCCAACCAGCGCATCGGGGAGGCATTCCTGCTGCCGCTGGTCGACGGCTGGCGGGACGGCGAGGTGGACCTGCCGGCGCCCCGGCGCCGCCCGACACCGGGGGAGCGCGCCTTCGCCGAGCAGGCCGGCCCGGGCTTCCCCCCGCAGGCCGTCGGGACCTTCCTCAGCGCCTGGGCGCACTTCCACGGCATGGTCACCCTGGAGGTGCTCGGCCAGCTGGACTGGGTCTACCCCGACGCCCGTCCCTGGTACGAGGCCGAGGTGGACCGGATGCTCGACGGCTGGCGCAGGGAATGA
- a CDS encoding NAD-dependent epimerase/dehydratase family protein, with protein sequence MTGTSPQPTGTLHVVLGASGGAGNAIARALHEAGLRVRAVNRGGDADLPDGVERMAADITTPDGAARALAAADVVYLAAQPAYHRWPQEFPGMLRSVLGATPDGATLVMVDNLYGYGPGASPMSEDTPERATDRKGEVRRRMTAELMAEHDSGRIRVVIGRASDYLGPRADNSGVTALAIEPAAQGKRLRWAGSLDQPHSVAYLPDVARAYVLLGTTPEAAGRVWVLPHRPAVTGREFLALVNAALPEPLPTGKLSTTMLRLAAPFHAISREMLAIGYQWTQPFVVDDSRFRAAFPQYQDTPLPEAVATSVSWYRNAHTPASAAAAAPARTTATE encoded by the coding sequence ATGACCGGAACGTCACCACAGCCCACCGGCACCCTGCACGTCGTCCTCGGCGCCTCCGGCGGCGCCGGCAACGCGATCGCCCGGGCGCTGCACGAGGCCGGGCTGCGGGTGCGGGCGGTCAACCGAGGGGGCGACGCCGACCTGCCGGACGGGGTGGAGCGGATGGCCGCGGACATCACCACACCCGACGGTGCGGCGCGCGCGCTCGCGGCTGCCGACGTGGTGTACCTGGCCGCGCAGCCGGCCTACCACCGCTGGCCGCAGGAGTTCCCCGGGATGCTGCGCAGCGTCCTCGGCGCGACCCCCGACGGCGCGACTCTCGTCATGGTGGACAACCTGTACGGCTACGGGCCCGGCGCCAGCCCGATGAGCGAGGACACCCCGGAGCGGGCCACCGACCGCAAGGGCGAGGTGCGGCGCAGGATGACCGCGGAGCTGATGGCGGAGCACGACTCCGGGCGCATCCGGGTCGTGATCGGCCGGGCGTCGGACTACCTCGGGCCGCGCGCCGACAACTCCGGTGTCACCGCCCTCGCCATCGAGCCGGCGGCACAGGGCAAGCGGCTGCGGTGGGCCGGCAGCCTGGACCAGCCGCACTCCGTCGCGTACCTGCCCGACGTGGCCCGGGCGTACGTCCTGCTCGGCACCACGCCGGAGGCCGCCGGCCGGGTGTGGGTGCTGCCGCACCGGCCCGCGGTCACCGGCCGGGAGTTCCTCGCCCTGGTCAACGCCGCGCTGCCCGAGCCGCTGCCGACCGGGAAGCTGTCCACGACCATGCTGCGGCTCGCGGCCCCGTTCCACGCGATCTCGCGGGAGATGCTGGCCATCGGCTACCAGTGGACGCAGCCCTTCGTGGTCGACGACTCCCGGTTCCGGGCCGCGTTCCCGCAGTACCAGGACACCCCGCTGCCCGAGGCCGTCGCGACCTCGGTGTCCTGGTACCGGAACGCCCACACCCCCGCCTCCGCGGCCGCCGCGGCCCCCGCCCGCACTACTGCGACGGAATGA
- a CDS encoding HD domain-containing protein codes for MTEPTGTTLGPRFVAAVDYATAVHSAQRRKGTDVPYASHLLAVAALVLEAGGDEDAAVAALLHDAAEDHGGRPRLADIRDRFGERVAAVVEGCSDSLTEEPGAKEPWPQRKARYVAHLRDPHVSDEVLLVAAADKAHNASATAVDVRLDPGAWARFNATPGQIVRYYADCLAAFEQRGVPEVLTARLRAAVDDLDRLPRIPASAGALVWDRAGRLLVLNPTYKKGWTIPGGIVEDDGETPWQACVREVREETALEARRGRLVCVDFRPPRPGRPGGLRFLFDLGTYDDDALAAIALQPEEVCEHRLLPVRGALPLLSGPVRRRVRAALRKGKRPRYLEDGRSVDRVR; via the coding sequence ATGACGGAGCCGACGGGCACCACGCTGGGGCCGCGGTTCGTGGCCGCGGTCGACTACGCCACCGCGGTGCACTCCGCGCAGCGGCGCAAGGGCACCGACGTGCCCTACGCATCGCACCTGCTCGCGGTCGCGGCGCTGGTCCTCGAGGCCGGCGGCGACGAGGACGCGGCGGTGGCGGCGCTGCTGCACGACGCCGCGGAGGACCACGGCGGTCGACCGAGACTGGCCGACATCCGGGACCGCTTCGGCGAGCGGGTCGCCGCCGTCGTCGAGGGGTGCAGCGACAGCCTGACCGAGGAGCCCGGCGCCAAGGAGCCGTGGCCGCAGCGCAAGGCGCGGTACGTGGCCCACCTGCGGGACCCGCACGTCAGCGACGAGGTGCTTCTCGTCGCCGCAGCGGACAAGGCGCACAACGCCAGCGCGACGGCGGTGGACGTTCGGCTGGACCCGGGCGCGTGGGCACGGTTCAACGCCACGCCGGGGCAGATCGTGCGCTACTACGCCGACTGCCTGGCGGCGTTCGAGCAGCGTGGGGTCCCGGAGGTGCTCACCGCACGCCTGCGGGCCGCGGTGGACGACCTCGACCGGCTGCCGCGCATCCCGGCGTCCGCCGGCGCGCTGGTGTGGGACCGGGCCGGCCGGCTGCTGGTGCTGAACCCCACGTACAAGAAGGGCTGGACAATCCCCGGCGGCATCGTCGAGGACGACGGCGAGACCCCGTGGCAGGCGTGCGTGCGGGAGGTGCGCGAGGAGACCGCGCTGGAGGCCCGCCGGGGTCGGCTGGTGTGCGTGGACTTCCGGCCGCCCCGGCCCGGCCGCCCGGGCGGGCTGCGCTTCCTGTTTGACCTCGGGACGTACGACGACGACGCGCTGGCCGCGATCGCGCTGCAGCCGGAGGAGGTCTGCGAGCACCGGCTGCTCCCGGTGCGTGGGGCGCTCCCGCTGCTGAGCGGACCGGTGCGTCGACGGGTGAGGGCCGCGCTGCGGAAGGGGAAGCGCCCGCGCTACCTCGAGGACGGCCGCTCGGTGGACCGGGTCCGCTGA
- a CDS encoding cupin domain-containing protein, whose protein sequence is MPDEVAPQVRALIDRLGLQPHVEGGWWAQTWLGEPDEDGRPVGTAIVYLLARGESAAWHRVDVVEDWHFHAGDPLLLRVGSEEVVLGPDVLSGQRVQQLVPPGVWQSAQTTGDWSLVGCSMAPGWWEPGYELAPPGWEPSW, encoded by the coding sequence GTGCCCGACGAGGTGGCGCCGCAGGTGCGCGCGCTGATCGACAGACTCGGCCTGCAGCCGCACGTCGAGGGCGGCTGGTGGGCGCAGACCTGGCTCGGTGAGCCGGACGAGGACGGGCGTCCCGTGGGCACCGCGATCGTCTACCTGCTCGCCCGCGGCGAGTCCGCCGCCTGGCACCGCGTCGACGTGGTCGAGGACTGGCACTTCCACGCCGGCGACCCGCTGCTGCTGCGGGTGGGGTCCGAGGAGGTCGTGCTCGGGCCGGACGTGCTGTCGGGTCAGCGGGTCCAGCAGCTGGTCCCGCCCGGGGTGTGGCAGTCCGCGCAGACGACGGGGGACTGGAGCCTGGTGGGCTGCTCGATGGCCCCGGGCTGGTGGGAACCGGGCTACGAGCTGGCTCCGCCGGGGTGGGAGCCGTCGTGGTGA
- a CDS encoding amidohydrolase family protein translates to MTPLHDPRPATQRPVDLLIAHATVVTVDPHDRVVEDGAVAVSDGRIAWVGPTAEAASAVAAAETVDARGGILLPGLVNAHTHLAMTLFRGLADDRDLQAFLGVVVPAESAVLSRDTVTTGVELAVAESFLAGSTAALDMYFFHEAARNVASRSGFRLHAGPVLVGPPGPDGRTFADRMRWAEADLAATDGPRWLMPHSTYLLDPGQLAEIGLLARRYDARVHIHAAENAAEVADVRHRFGGTPIDVLEGAGLLDPQLTMAHAVVLTDDEVARIAAAGSVVVHCPASNLKLASGFCRTSTLAAAGVTLALGTDGAASSNDLDLFRALRLAAVVDPAYVGDAARMPASTVLRAGTAGGAAALGIADRVGSVEVGKQADLLLLDGDSPALTPCPDPTSAVVYAASRADVRSVWVDGRAVLADRRLTTLDLPSVLAAARALGPMVQAAAGRG, encoded by the coding sequence GTGACCCCGCTGCACGATCCGCGCCCCGCCACGCAGCGGCCGGTGGACCTGCTGATCGCGCACGCGACCGTGGTGACCGTCGACCCCCACGACCGGGTCGTCGAGGACGGCGCCGTCGCCGTCAGCGACGGTCGGATCGCCTGGGTCGGCCCCACCGCCGAGGCCGCGTCCGCGGTGGCGGCCGCGGAGACCGTCGACGCGCGCGGCGGGATCCTGCTGCCCGGCCTGGTCAACGCCCACACCCACCTGGCCATGACGCTGTTCCGCGGGCTCGCCGACGACCGGGACCTGCAGGCGTTCCTCGGCGTGGTGGTCCCCGCGGAGTCCGCGGTGCTGTCGCGGGACACGGTCACGACCGGGGTCGAGCTGGCGGTGGCGGAGTCGTTCCTGGCCGGGTCCACCGCGGCACTGGACATGTACTTCTTCCACGAGGCGGCGCGGAACGTGGCCTCCCGCAGCGGTTTCCGGCTGCATGCGGGCCCCGTGCTGGTCGGACCGCCGGGCCCGGACGGGCGCACCTTCGCCGACCGGATGCGCTGGGCGGAGGCGGACCTCGCCGCCACGGACGGCCCGCGCTGGCTGATGCCGCACAGCACCTACCTGCTGGACCCCGGGCAGCTGGCCGAGATCGGCCTGCTGGCCCGCCGCTACGACGCGCGCGTGCACATCCACGCCGCGGAGAACGCGGCCGAGGTCGCCGACGTACGGCATCGGTTCGGCGGGACCCCGATCGACGTGCTGGAGGGCGCCGGGCTGCTGGATCCGCAGCTGACGATGGCCCACGCGGTGGTGCTGACCGACGACGAGGTCGCGCGCATCGCCGCCGCCGGGTCCGTCGTCGTGCATTGCCCGGCGTCGAACCTGAAGCTGGCGTCCGGGTTCTGCCGCACGTCCACGCTGGCCGCCGCCGGGGTCACCCTGGCGCTCGGGACCGACGGCGCGGCGAGCAGCAACGACCTCGACCTGTTCCGTGCGCTCCGGCTGGCGGCGGTGGTGGACCCGGCATACGTCGGTGACGCCGCCCGGATGCCCGCCTCGACGGTCCTGCGGGCGGGGACGGCGGGCGGCGCGGCGGCGCTCGGCATCGCCGACCGGGTGGGGTCGGTGGAGGTGGGCAAGCAGGCCGACCTGCTGCTGCTGGACGGCGACTCCCCGGCCCTGACCCCGTGCCCGGATCCGACCTCGGCGGTGGTCTACGCCGCGTCCCGCGCCGACGTGCGGTCGGTCTGGGTCGACGGTCGGGCGGTGCTCGCCGATCGTCGGCTCACCACGCTGGACCTGCCGTCGGTGCTGGCCGCGGCGCGGGCGCTGGGACCGATGGTCCAGGCCGCCGCGGGCCGCGGCTGA
- a CDS encoding TetR/AcrR family transcriptional regulator: MTAPTTRTRVPLTRERVLRAAVAIADAEGLAALSMRRLGREVGVEAMSLYNHIASKDDLLGGVADLVAAEFEVPESGSEWREGLRRSAHSTHEVLLRHPWAAALLESRPDPGPDRLRYLNAVLGTMRRNGFPVEVAYHAFRILDSYVYGYTLQEVAWPFEESDMSDVAADMLARPELDAFPHLTEMGRYVRDGGHDPAADFDVGLDLVLDGLDRMRAAARAGTTGRRGRAAR, encoded by the coding sequence GTGACCGCCCCGACGACCCGGACCCGCGTCCCCCTCACCCGCGAGCGGGTGCTGCGCGCGGCCGTGGCGATCGCCGATGCCGAGGGCCTGGCCGCCCTGTCGATGCGCCGGCTCGGGCGTGAGGTCGGGGTCGAGGCGATGTCGCTGTACAACCACATCGCGAGCAAGGACGACCTGCTCGGCGGCGTGGCCGACCTCGTCGCGGCCGAGTTCGAGGTGCCCGAGTCCGGCAGCGAGTGGCGCGAGGGGCTGCGGCGCAGCGCGCACTCCACGCACGAGGTCCTGCTGCGGCACCCGTGGGCCGCCGCCCTGCTCGAGTCGCGACCGGACCCCGGCCCGGACCGGCTGCGCTACCTCAACGCCGTGCTGGGAACCATGCGCCGCAACGGTTTCCCCGTCGAGGTCGCCTACCACGCGTTCCGCATCCTCGACAGCTACGTGTACGGCTACACCCTGCAGGAGGTCGCCTGGCCGTTCGAGGAGTCGGACATGTCCGACGTCGCGGCGGACATGCTCGCCCGGCCGGAGCTGGACGCGTTCCCGCACCTCACCGAGATGGGGAGGTACGTCCGCGACGGTGGCCACGACCCCGCGGCCGACTTCGACGTCGGGCTCGACCTGGTGCTGGACGGACTGGACCGGATGCGCGCGGCGGCCCGCGCCGGCACGACGGGCCGACGGGGGCGCGCAGCCCGATGA